The proteins below are encoded in one region of Corvus hawaiiensis isolate bCorHaw1 chromosome 3, bCorHaw1.pri.cur, whole genome shotgun sequence:
- the SF3B5 gene encoding splicing factor 3B subunit 5 produces the protein MTDRYTIHSQLEHLQSKYIGTGHADTTKWEWLVNQHRDSYCSYMGHFDLLNYFAIAENESKARVRFNLMEKMLQPCGPPADKPDES, from the coding sequence aTGACGGACCGCTACACTATCCACAGCCAGCTGGAACACCTGCAGTCCAAGTACATCGGCACGGGGCACGCCGACACCACCAAGTGGGAGTGGCTGGTGAACCAGCACCGGGACTCGTACTGCTCCTACATGGGCCACTTCGACCTGCTCAACTACTTCGCCATCGCCGAGAACGAGAGCAAGGCGCGCGTCCGCTTCAACCTGATGGAGAAGATGCTGCAGCCCTGCGGGCCGCCCGCCGACAAGCCCGACGAGTCCTGA